AGCTCGGTCCACGTCTTGTCCGGATCCTTCGCCGCCACCAGCCAGACGTGCCCCGCGATCACGTGCGCCTTGGCCGGGTCTTTGCCCAGCGCGCGCAGCTCGGCCGCGTAATTGTCGTAGGCCGGCCGCACTTCGTTGATCGCGATATAGCCGTCGCCATAGCGCGCCGCGCGCCGCGTCGCGCCCGCGGCGAAACCGCCGACCCAGATCGGCGGCCGCGGCTTCTGCACCGGCTCGGGCGTGCAGCGCGCGCCCTCGAGATGGAAATGCTTGCCGTGAAAAGTCAGCGTCTCGCCATCCCACAGCCGCCGGATGATCTCGAGCGCCTCGTTCATCCGTGCCGCGCGTTCCTTGTACTTGAGCCCCAGCCCCTCGAACTCGCCGGCGCGGTAGCCCAGCCCGGCGCCGAGCTCGAAACGGCCGCCGGACAGGATGTCCACGGTGGCGCCGTCTTCCGCTAGGCGCACCGGATCGTACATCGGGAGCAGCACGACCGAGGTGCCGATCCTGATTTTTTTCGTCTTCATCGCGACCGCTGCCGCGATCGGCATCTGCGCCGGCGAGTAGCCGTCATCGACGAAGTGATGCTCGCTTAGCCAGACGTCGTCGTAGCCGACGCTTTCGCCGTAGGCGACCATATCGAGGGTTTCGGCGTAGAGTTTCTTGTAGGGGCGGCGCCATTGCGGCGGGTTGCGGAAATCGACCCACAGCCCGAAGCGCAATCGCGGATTTTTCGTGGCGGTCGGCATGAGCGCACCTCGCTGGGATTCGGCGCCTCAGCGGGCGCCGGTTCTCGAACAGTCGCATCTCTCACAAATAGGGAAAAAATGCCAGACGGCGATCATCGATGGCCGAAGCGCGGCATCACGACCTCGATCATGATCGGCATTACGACCTCGATCAGGATCAGGATGACCACGATCGTCTCGAGCAAGAGCACGCGCCGGTCCTGCGCGACTTCCGCGAGCAGCTCCAGCGCCTCCTGCACCGCGCGCAGCTTGAGCTCCAGCGCCCGGTAGCGGTCCACCAGGTCGAACTCCGCCCGCAGGTCGCCGTAGATGCGATCCATCTCGGGGTCCTCCCAGGCCGCCTCGGGCTTG
The window above is part of the Candidatus Binataceae bacterium genome. Proteins encoded here:
- a CDS encoding LLM class flavin-dependent oxidoreductase, which translates into the protein MPTATKNPRLRFGLWVDFRNPPQWRRPYKKLYAETLDMVAYGESVGYDDVWLSEHHFVDDGYSPAQMPIAAAVAMKTKKIRIGTSVVLLPMYDPVRLAEDGATVDILSGGRFELGAGLGYRAGEFEGLGLKYKERAARMNEALEIIRRLWDGETLTFHGKHFHLEGARCTPEPVQKPRPPIWVGGFAAGATRRAARYGDGYIAINEVRPAYDNYAAELRALGKDPAKAHVIAGHVWLVAAKDPDKTWTELAPHVLYQINLYAKWMGDSGQDFFPRMETVEDLRKSGLLNVVTPERAVEMIRDYATRIPIERYYTWTLPPGYPPKKMYEHLELFASKVMPHFRG